The Planifilum fulgidum DNA window TTTCCTCAATGAGGCGTCTTTCCGAACGAATTCCGTACAAATAACCGATCAAAAGCATTTTGAACAGCATGACCGGATCGATGCAAGGACGCCCATTATCTTGACAATACAAGGGGCGGCATTTTTCCGCGATAAACGAAAAGTCGATGGTTTCATTGATTTTTCTAAGCAAGTGATCTTGGGGAACAAGGTCTTCTATGTTGACTGTTTCGGGTTGAAATTCCCTGGATGGGTTCGTCCTGAACATATAAAAACCTTCCTTCGGAATTGTTTTATTCCGAATTCAACAAAAAAGGCTGTTGACCCTTCTTTGTCAACAGCCTCAGTGAACCCGAAGGGTTCACTCGGTAAATGCCTTCGATTTTTCAAACTCCTGCACGAATCGAACCTTGATGGCCGGGAGATTTCCGGACAATCATCCGGGAGGCATCGGCCCTCAACGCGCCCGATGATTCCCATCTTCCCGGTCCCGCTCCTCGAGAAAGGAAACCACCGTGCGGAAAAACCGGTCGTAGTCCGGGTTCCACACATCGTGCCCCGCCTTCGGCAGGACGGCGATTTCCACCCGGGACAGCCTTTCCCGAAAAAGCGCCGCATCCGCCTCCTTCAGCAGCGATCCCTCGCCTCCGCCGCGGAGGACGAGCACCGGACAGGAGATATCCCGCAACCGGTCCCAGAGAAGCACCTCCCTCGATTCCCGCTGTATGGCCCTTACCACCCGTTCCGGGACATTTTGGTAAGAGGAGAGGACCCGTTCCACCCAGGTTTCGGAAAGGGCCGGGTATCGCGCGGGATAATCGATCAGGATCAAACCGGCCACCCGGCGGGGATGGCGGGCCGCCAGCTCGATGGCCCGGGGGACTCCCATCGAGTAGGCCATCAGGCAGAATCGCCCCTTCAGTGCCTTCTCCATCACCGCTTCGGCGTCTTTCACCTGATCCTCCAGGGAATACCCCGTCTCCGGCGCGTCGCTTTTGCCCGTCCCCCGCCAGGAGACGGCCAGGGTGCGGCGGGGAGCCAGCTTTTCCATTTCGGACCGAAAGTTCTCGGCGCTCCCCAGCGCACCGGGAATGTACATCAGGGGAATCCGATCGGCTGCTTCCCTCTCCCCGCCCTCCAGGTAATGGATGCGGACACCCTCCCTCACGGCCCATTCATCCCGAATCAATCGGCTGCACTCCTTTCCGCCCCATTGCCGCCAGCTTCAGACATCAACCCGGCCAGGACCGAAACCCGAAGGATGATACCCAAGAGCTTCCCGGATCCGTTCACCACGGCGATGGGAAAGCGGGACTCGGCGGCCTTGGGGATCAGCTCCTGAATGGTCTCTTCGGGGTCGGCGGTATGGTAATCCTTCCGGAGGATCTCCGAAAGATTCTTGTTCTCTTTCCTGGCCTGGATCGCGTCATCGATCGTGACGATCCCTTGCAGCTTCCGGTCACCGTCCACGACAAACACGCTGGAGATGCCGTTGGATTCCATCTCCCTGACCGCCACCCGGATCCCGTCCTTCATGGAAACCGTCGCGGCGGTCCGGACCATCACGTGTTTGGCCTGGACCACCCTGGACCGGTCGATATCCTTGACAAATTCCTCGATGTAATCGTTCGCCGGCTGGTTCAGGATCTCCTCCGGCGTCCCGATCTGAATCATCTCGCCATCCTTCATCACCGCCACCCGGTCACCCAGTTTGAAGGCTTCGTTCACATCGTGGGTGATAAAGACGATCGTCTTCTTCAACTTGGACTGGATCTCCAGAAGCTCCAACTGCATTTCCCGGCGGATCAAGGGATCCAGGGCGCTGAAGGGTTCATCCATCAGCAGAATGTCCGGATCAGTGGCCAAGGCCCGGGCCAACCCGACCCGCTGCTGCATCCCGCCGCTCAGTTCCCCGGGCATTTTGTCCTCCCAGCCCTCCAGGCCGACGACGCCCAGCACCTCCCGGGCCTTTCGCCTGCGCTCCTCCTTGGGAACTCCCTTCACTTCCAGGCCGTATTCCACATTGCCCAGGACGGTGCGGTGGGTAAAAATGCCGAAGTGTTGAAACACCATGGCCATTTTGTTTTGGCGGAATTCCCGAAGCTGCTTCTTTCCGTATTCCACGATGTTTTCCCCGTCGACGGTGATCCGTCCCCGCGTCGGCCGGTTGAGCAGGTTGAGGCAGCGGATCAGGGTGGATTTTCCGCTGCCCGACAACCCCATGATCACAAAGATTTCTCCCCGCTTCACTTCGAAGGAAACGTCGCGCACGCCGACGGTATGGCCCGTCTTCTTCAAAATCTCGTCCTTCGACGCCCCCTCCTCGAGTAGTTTCAGCACGGATTCCGGGCGGGGGCCGAATACCTTGGTCACGTTTTCCACGATGATCTCAGACATGGCCCTGCTCCTTTTTGAAGTTGTAGCGATTGGCAATGCCTTGGGTGATTCGGTCGATGATAATCGCCAAAATCACGATGGACAGCCCGGCCTCAAACCCGCGGTCGATATCCACCCGGTTGATGGAGATCAGCACTTCCATTCCGAGCCCCTTGGCCCCGACCAGGGAAGCGATCACCACCATCGCCAGCGCCATCATGGTGGTTTGGTTGATTCCCGCCATGATGGTGGGAAGGGCTTGCGGAAGCTGAACCTTTCTCAGCATCTGCCAGCGGGATGAGCCGAAGGAAAGGGCCGCCTCGATCATCTCCCGGGGCACTTCGCGGAGGGCGAGATTGGTCAGGCGGATCACCGGGGGAAGGGCGTAAATGACGGTGGCGAACAGCGCCGAAACCTTTCCCAGCCCGAAAAACATGATGGCCGGGATGAGGTAGACAAAACTGGGCATCGTCTGCATGGCATCCAGGATGGGGCGCATCACCGCCTCCGTCAACCGGCTGTATGCCGTCAGAATGCCCACCGGGATTCCGATCAGGAGAGAAATGGCCACGGAGGTCAGCACGATGGACAAGGTCAGGATCATCATGTCCCAATAACCGAAAGACCCCACCAGGAACAGCAGAAAGCCGAATACAATGCCGGCGGGCAGATGGAGCAGCCGCCATCCCAGCAAAATGACGACCAGAATCACCGCCCACCAGGGAAGCCATCCCATGAAAAGTTCCACATTGTACAGGAAGGTCAGGGTGACCGTTTTGACCGCATCGAAAAATCCCGTCAAATGGGTGGTCAAAAAACGGATCAAGCCTTCCACATATCCGCCGACGTCGATACGAAATTGATCAGGAAATTGACTCATCGCAAATGTGCTTCCCGCGAAGCCTGCACGTCACCTCTTTTCTTTGATGAGAAGTTTTGGACTGACGACAAGCGATACGAAAAGGGCGGGACAGCGATTTTCCTGATGGGCCGTTGCGCGGAAAATCGCCGCCCTACCGTCCGGCGATTGAGGGAAATGCCGCCTTCCCCGTCGAAAGAAGACACGTCCGTTCCGGCCCCGCTCGAAAACTATTTCAGCGACTCTTTCACTTTGGCCGCCACATCATCGGGAACCCACCGGGTCCAAACCTCTTCGTGCTCCTTGAGAAACCACCGGGCGGCCTCATCGCTGTCCGCGTCGTTGTCCCGCATGTAGGCCAGGGCTTCATTGGTCAATTCCGCGCTGGTCCGGTATTTCCCGAGAAATTCCACCACTTCGGGAGACCGCTCCCGCAGGCTTTTGTGGATGGCGATTTCCACCGGTTGGGTGGGAAACGCCGTCCCGTATCCGTCCTCCCAGGCTTTCTCGTCGTAGGCGGGTTCCTCCAACAGGGTCATGTCGTATTTCCCCATGACCCAGGTGGGCTCCCAATAGTAGCCCACCCAGGGCTCTCCCTTTTCATAGGCGTCGGTCAGCGAGCTGGTAAGAGCCGCATCGGAACCGGGCCGGAAATAGCTGAAGTGCTTGTCCAGACCGTAGGTCTTCACCTTTTGTTCCAAAATTCCGTCAACTGCCCAGCCGGTGGGAGATCCGATAATCCGCGATTTGCCGAGGTTTTCCGGATCCTTGAAGAGATCCTTGTAACGAATCAGATCCTGGACCGTTTTCAGGTCCGGAGCCATCGGTTTGATGCCCCGCTTCTTGTCCCCCTTGATCATGTAGGTCGGCACGTAAAATCCCTGCCGGTTATCGTCAAAGTTGGTGGACACCCGTTCCACATTTCCGCTTTTCAAAATCTTTTCCCACTGTTCCTTCACATTGCCCGTCCAGATCTCCATGTACACGTCGATATCCCCCTGCTCCAAACCCGTCAGGGTGTTGGGGGTGGAGCCGGGTATCACGTCGGTCTTGAACCCGTACCCGTTCTCAATGATCGCCTGTGCCACGCTGTTGTGAAAACGCAGGCTGTCCCAACCGGCATCCGCAAAGATGATGGGATCATCCTGCCCCTGCTCCAATTCCGGCGGCGTGGCACATGCCATCATCGAAACGATAAGTATTGCCGAAAGGATTCCGAAAATCCATTTCGGCAACTTTTTGTAAAAATTCACATTAACAACCTCCTGTTCTCGAATATTATAACATAATAAAAAAATTTGATCGAAACGAGGGGGCGGCAGGATTCCGCCGAGGATGTGAAATAGACGGTGAATGTCACGGACCAGTGCAGAAGATGCCGAATTCCCCCGGATATGGGCGGATCTGTGGATGAAATAAAGCGGCAAACGGCAGGAGCTGGGCCGCGTTTTGTCACGCCAAAAAAAAACGGCTCCGGCGGTACGGGTGACTTATGCCGATATTTGGAATGCGCCGCCGGAATGCAAAAAGGTTTAAAGCGTTTCAACCTGCTCTCCATGAAACGGCCGGGGGGCGGCGCTTTGTAAGACAGTCCGGCGGAGAGGGACCGCCCCGGCGCTGCAAAGACGCAAGGCGAAATGGCTCAAAGCACTCTGCGATGAGAATACCTACCGGCTCCGCTGAACTCGAAATTCCGGCCATGGTGTACCTGCGCGGCCGCCCTCCGGCATGGAGGAGAGGTGCAGCTTCGGGTACACTTTCACCTCTTGCAGGGTGACCAGCACGCTTTCAGCGCACACGAAAACACCCCGCGTTCTTCCGGTACCACTCCCGGAAGTAATCGGGGGGTGCTTCTCGCCGGCATCTGGGATTCAAGATGTTTTTCCCGGTGTTTGCGGCGTCCCCGCGCCGGATACCGACCGGCACGTACTGCAGGGGCAGACCCGTCGCACTTGGATCGGCTGCGGCCGCGCGAATTCCGAGGGAAGCGTTCCTTGCATCGACAGCAACGTTTCAAGGTATTCTCTCCAAGAAAAAAAGGCGCCGTTGCGCCGTTACATTTGGATTCTTTGTAAGAGATCTTGAAAGTCTTCATCGTCGATGGGGACTCCGGGGCCGTATTTGAATCCATAGCATGGCACATCCCCTTCCCACCGCTCGATGTCGAACAACTCTTGGATGACCGCTTTCACACACAAGGGGATGCGAGCATCTTCCTCCCCTTCAAACTCGTAATAGAGATAATAAATGAACTTCTCTCCGGTGCGAATTGCATCCAGGTACTCCTTCACCTTTTGGACCGCCTCTTGGGGTTCCCCGCTCAAAGCGCCGTTGTCGCAGGTGATGGTGACGGGAACATCCCCCATCTTGCCGTAGCCGGTGAACCGCCCCTTTTTGAACATCGCCTCTCACCTTACTTCAACGCCCTCAGAGAAGGTAGAATCCGTCATAATACTTTTCTAGCTCTTCGTCAGTCATCTGCTCCAGTTTTTTTCGGATGTTTTCATCTAACCCCGCGGGATAGGCGTAAGTGGGATAGCTTCCTTCCCACCTTTCCACATCGATCGCTGTGTCAATGGCATATTTGTACGTGAACGGGTGCTCGGCGGTATGTTTCCACATCCTAAATTTGGCGAACCGCATGGGAGTTTCCCAGGTCCGGACTTCATCGATGAATTTCATGATCTCGTCCACGACTTCCTTGGAATCACAGATCAGTTTCCCGTTGTCATAGATCACCTTGACGGGCTTGCCGTTCTTCTTGCCGTAGGCAACAAATCGGGGCATGGCGACTCCCCTCCAAGACAAGAAAAGACGCTTGGGCGTCAAAAGAAGAACTTTACGTTTTTATCTTTTTTTGATGCTTCTATCAGATGTTCAATTTCGGGGGGCAGGAAATCGGGAATATCGCCTTCTTCGTCGATCACTTCATCCAGCAATTCCGTCATGGCGTACCATGCCCCGCGCGGAGTATCAATGTCTTCGTGTCCACAACTAAAAGGTCCGCGTTGGATGACGTATTCTTTGTTTCGGACTTCCTTGATGACCTCATGGACCTCTTTTTCGACCCATTTGTTATCACTGGTGATCTTCCCGTTGTCGTAGGTGATGCGGACGATCTCGTACCCTTGACCATCCTCGTTTTCAAGTTTCCCGATGATTGTGAATTTCATATCCACACCCCGAGGTTTTGATATATGTTAATTTTATCATCCATACTGATCAACATCCATGGTTTCCGGCGAGGGGACCAAGTATGAATACATGGATTTTATCATCCAAGTGATCATACTTTTAAAGGATCTCGTCTCCATTTTCCCGCGGCATGTACCAGCGAGGGAATCGGTCTAATTTCCACTCCTCGAAGAAGCTTCCTTACTGGTGTTCGGTCCAAGCCGCCTTTTATAACACTATCAGCAAAGTCCATTTCCTGGCTCCCGCAAATGCCGCAGTTAAACCCGGCGCGACAGATACAAACCGGCAAGCGAATTCATGCACGCCGCGAAGTTTGGGACTTACTCGCTGTACCCCTTCCCGGATCCTTCTTCATAAGCGGAAATCATGGAGGGGAAGAGGTTCCACTGTCTGGCCTTTTCCGGTTCCTTTTCCCTCTCCCATGTGACTTTCAGCGCTATTCGTGCACTGTTCCACGACCTTCATGCAGGCAGGATTGGACATGGAAAGGAAGAGCGGAGAACAAACTTCCAGTTGCCAAAGGGCGGAAAATGGGCCATCAAAAGAAGAGCAGGCCATCTGGGGGAAATCCGATTAAAGAATCACAGGATGAAAAAAGCCCCAACCCCTTTCTGCGGCAACCAGCCTTCCTTCACACCGGCCAGGTGATGTGTCGAAAATGCCCGGTGCCTTCGGTTGCTCTCCAGGCGAAAGCAAGGGGCAGGCCGGACCACCGCACATCGGATGCGCCCGTCCTTCATCCCCCGAGCCTTTCCCACTCTTTCCGGGTGATCCGGTAAACGCAGACATCGGGCACACCGCGAAACGTCGTCTTTTTCCACGTATGCATGCCGTTTTTCTCCGCCACGCGGCGGGAAGCCCGGTTGGGAGACTGGATCAGGGAGATGACCCGGTCGACGGGCTTCCTGCGA harbors:
- a CDS encoding alpha/beta fold hydrolase — encoded protein: MIRDEWAVREGVRIHYLEGGEREAADRIPLMYIPGALGSAENFRSEMEKLAPRRTLAVSWRGTGKSDAPETGYSLEDQVKDAEAVMEKALKGRFCLMAYSMGVPRAIELAARHPRRVAGLILIDYPARYPALSETWVERVLSSYQNVPERVVRAIQRESREVLLWDRLRDISCPVLVLRGGGEGSLLKEADAALFRERLSRVEIAVLPKAGHDVWNPDYDRFFRTVVSFLEERDREDGNHRAR
- a CDS encoding transposase, with the protein product MFRTNPSREFQPETVNIEDLVPQDHLLRKINETIDFSFIAEKCRPLYCQDNGRPCIDPVMLFKMLLIGYLYGIRSERRLIEE
- a CDS encoding quaternary amine ABC transporter ATP-binding protein, whose translation is MSEIIVENVTKVFGPRPESVLKLLEEGASKDEILKKTGHTVGVRDVSFEVKRGEIFVIMGLSGSGKSTLIRCLNLLNRPTRGRITVDGENIVEYGKKQLREFRQNKMAMVFQHFGIFTHRTVLGNVEYGLEVKGVPKEERRRKAREVLGVVGLEGWEDKMPGELSGGMQQRVGLARALATDPDILLMDEPFSALDPLIRREMQLELLEIQSKLKKTIVFITHDVNEAFKLGDRVAVMKDGEMIQIGTPEEILNQPANDYIEEFVKDIDRSRVVQAKHVMVRTAATVSMKDGIRVAVREMESNGISSVFVVDGDRKLQGIVTIDDAIQARKENKNLSEILRKDYHTADPEETIQELIPKAAESRFPIAVVNGSGKLLGIILRVSVLAGLMSEAGGNGAERSAAD
- a CDS encoding ABC transporter substrate-binding protein yields the protein MNFYKKLPKWIFGILSAILIVSMMACATPPELEQGQDDPIIFADAGWDSLRFHNSVAQAIIENGYGFKTDVIPGSTPNTLTGLEQGDIDVYMEIWTGNVKEQWEKILKSGNVERVSTNFDDNRQGFYVPTYMIKGDKKRGIKPMAPDLKTVQDLIRYKDLFKDPENLGKSRIIGSPTGWAVDGILEQKVKTYGLDKHFSYFRPGSDAALTSSLTDAYEKGEPWVGYYWEPTWVMGKYDMTLLEEPAYDEKAWEDGYGTAFPTQPVEIAIHKSLRERSPEVVEFLGKYRTSAELTNEALAYMRDNDADSDEAARWFLKEHEEVWTRWVPDDVAAKVKESLK
- a CDS encoding ABC transporter permease, encoding MSQFPDQFRIDVGGYVEGLIRFLTTHLTGFFDAVKTVTLTFLYNVELFMGWLPWWAVILVVILLGWRLLHLPAGIVFGFLLFLVGSFGYWDMMILTLSIVLTSVAISLLIGIPVGILTAYSRLTEAVMRPILDAMQTMPSFVYLIPAIMFFGLGKVSALFATVIYALPPVIRLTNLALREVPREMIEAALSFGSSRWQMLRKVQLPQALPTIMAGINQTTMMALAMVVIASLVGAKGLGMEVLISINRVDIDRGFEAGLSIVILAIIIDRITQGIANRYNFKKEQGHV